In Agromyces sp. Leaf222, the genomic window GGGAGGAGGCGATCGATTCGAGCACCGCACCGGCCATCGACCCACCGGTCAGCACGACGTGCGCGATCGGCTGGTCGTCGAGGATGTCGAGCATCTTCGTGATGAACCGCGCCGCCACCGAACTGGCCAGCGAACCCTTGTCGGGGTGCACCAGGACTCGGCGTTCATTCGTCATGCGGTGGCTCCCTCGGCCGACGGTTCGCTGAGCAGCGCGAGGCCGCTCCTGATGACCTCACCGTACAGCTCATCGGGGTCGAGTCGGCGAAGCTCGTCGGCGAGGCAGTCGCGGAGCGTGCGACGCGGCAGCGCCACGTCGTGCAGCGGCTGGCCGGGCTGACGGAGCGTCGCCACGCCGGGCACGTCGCGGATGAGCTCGATGGCCCCGGTCTCGCGCTCGAGCGTGACGCCGTGGATGCCGTGCGACCCCTCCGAGACATCCGTCAGCACGTAGCTCGTCGGCGCGTCGAGCTGCAGGTGCAGCCAGGCGGCCAGGAGCGTCGTCGACGGAGAGTCGACCGCGCCCGTCACGTGCACCTTGGTCACCGGTGCGTGCGGCGGCTGGTCGAGCACCGCCGCGAGCTGCGCACGCCACAGCGTGAGACGCGTCCACGCGAAGTCGGCGTCGCCCGGCGTGTAGCTGTCGACGAGGGCGCGGAGCGCCGCCTGCGGGTCGGGCTGGCTCGAGGCATCCGTGATGCGACGCTGGGCGATGCGACCGAGCGGCGACGTGCCCGGCACCGCGGGGGCCGCACCCGGCCACCAGGTCACGACGGGGGCGTCGGGCAGCAGCAGCGCCATGACGAGGCTCTCCTCGTCGTGGGCGACGGGGCCGTGCGCGCGCAGCACGAT contains:
- a CDS encoding glucose-6-phosphate dehydrogenase assembly protein OpcA; protein product: MIVDLPDTTTSKVSKSLVKIREENGVVALGRVLTLVIATTPGVEEEAIEAANDASREHPMRVIVVSVDPDEADGVEPRLDAEIRVGGDAGASEVIVLRAHGPVAHDEESLVMALLLPDAPVVTWWPGAAPAVPGTSPLGRIAQRRITDASSQPDPQAALRALVDSYTPGDADFAWTRLTLWRAQLAAVLDQPPHAPVTKVHVTGAVDSPSTTLLAAWLHLQLDAPTSYVLTDVSEGSHGIHGVTLERETGAIELIRDVPGVATLRQPGQPLHDVALPRRTLRDCLADELRRLDPDELYGEVIRSGLALLSEPSAEGATA